From Pseudoalteromonas viridis, the proteins below share one genomic window:
- a CDS encoding tryptophan halogenase family protein, with protein sequence MNKKRIVILGGGTAGWMAANLMAKSWQGQPIEIALVESPDIGIIGVGEGSTPQFKGFMDFMGISEAQWMPACNATYKNGIRFIDWSTRPGFSSYFHPFPSQPDDYSAPAFFHNSFVRRKAIDVAGHPDPFFLTTYLAEQAKAPIAAHHFPFEINYGYHFDAGKLGLFLAQTARDLGVEHIQANVSDVRKHPDGDIAALICEAGMEVAGDVFIDCSGFRSLLMQQHLEVGFDSFANNLFNDAAVVLPTEQGEVISSETQSIARKFGWSWHIPLTNRIGNGYVYSRRYCDPDKAETELRTALGLLDSEVEARHLTMKVGQVKKHWHKNCLAIGLSQGFIEPLEATALHIVQETVQSFIECYQEGEFTDKFKTRHNQSLDARYQAIRDYIVAHYRVNSRTDTQYWRDNANNNQLSRSLYDVLQTWVSGKNLSDELHRQDIDKYYPSVSWHCLLAGYGIYPEQSQLIAGNEEANKYDLLQVQDYIARCGLNFEDHRAQLERLARMR encoded by the coding sequence ATGAATAAAAAGAGAATCGTGATTTTAGGCGGTGGCACCGCCGGGTGGATGGCGGCCAACTTGATGGCAAAAAGTTGGCAGGGCCAGCCGATAGAAATTGCCCTGGTTGAATCACCGGATATTGGCATCATTGGTGTAGGCGAGGGCTCCACCCCCCAGTTTAAGGGCTTTATGGACTTTATGGGGATCAGTGAAGCGCAGTGGATGCCAGCGTGTAACGCAACCTATAAAAATGGTATTCGCTTTATTGACTGGTCAACGCGCCCCGGCTTTAGCAGTTACTTTCATCCTTTTCCCTCACAGCCCGACGATTATTCAGCACCTGCCTTTTTTCACAATAGCTTTGTACGAAGAAAAGCGATTGATGTCGCGGGCCACCCGGACCCATTTTTCCTTACTACCTATCTGGCAGAGCAGGCTAAAGCGCCAATCGCTGCGCATCATTTTCCGTTTGAAATTAACTATGGCTATCATTTCGATGCCGGTAAACTTGGGCTCTTCTTAGCTCAAACAGCCCGCGATTTGGGCGTAGAGCATATTCAGGCCAATGTCAGCGATGTGCGTAAACACCCCGATGGCGATATAGCGGCCCTGATCTGTGAAGCCGGTATGGAAGTCGCCGGAGATGTCTTTATTGATTGCTCTGGTTTTCGTAGCTTATTGATGCAGCAGCATTTAGAAGTGGGTTTCGACTCCTTTGCCAATAACTTGTTTAACGACGCTGCTGTGGTGTTGCCAACCGAGCAGGGCGAGGTGATTTCCTCTGAAACCCAATCTATTGCCAGAAAATTTGGCTGGAGCTGGCATATCCCGCTGACCAACCGCATTGGTAACGGCTATGTTTACAGCCGACGCTATTGCGATCCAGATAAAGCTGAAACCGAATTACGCACCGCGCTGGGGTTACTGGACAGTGAGGTCGAAGCGCGTCATTTAACCATGAAGGTGGGGCAGGTCAAAAAACACTGGCATAAGAATTGTCTTGCCATTGGACTGTCGCAAGGGTTTATTGAGCCACTGGAAGCAACGGCGCTTCATATTGTTCAGGAAACCGTTCAAAGTTTTATTGAATGTTACCAAGAGGGCGAGTTCACCGATAAGTTTAAAACCAGACACAACCAGTCACTCGATGCGCGCTATCAGGCCATTCGCGACTACATTGTGGCGCATTATCGTGTAAACAGCAGAACCGATACCCAATACTGGCGCGATAACGCGAACAACAACCAGCTCTCACGTTCTTTATATGACGTATTGCAAACCTGGGTGTCGGGCAAAAACTTATCGGATGAATTACATCGTCAGGATATAGACAAATATTACCCCTCCGTAAGCTGGCACTGTTTACTTGCCGGTTACGGCATTTATCCGGAGCAGTCCCAATTGATCGCAGGCAATGAGGAGGCGAATAAGTACGACTTATTACAGGTACAGGACTACATTGCCCGGTGTGGATTAAATTTTGAAGATCACCGTGCGCAGCTTGAGCGATTGGCCAGGATGCGATAA
- a CDS encoding alpha-amylase family protein encodes MTIKPLVIALGLITGSVVLSACNSTNDNKTPITDTQGLAAQHSDAKPIVYQVFTRLFGNTNSNNIPWGTKEQNGVGKFADFTPKALSEIKAMGVSHVWYTGVLHHALVGDYTEYGIALDDPDVVKGRAGSPYAVKDYYNVNPDLAVNPANRLAEFEALIARTHEAGMKVVIDIVPNHVARNYQSLSAPQGISDFGANDDTSVTYARDNNFYYVTGEDFSVPSSQDYQVLGGEPHPLADGQFSESPAKWTGNGARAAQPHIHDWYETVKVNYGVKPDGSYDFATLPAQYAQLDYRAHYAFWQDKKLPDSWYKFRDITYYWLDKGVDGFRYDMAEMVPVEFWSFLNASIKMKNPDAFLLAEVYNPTLYRAYIEQGKMDYLYDKVGLYDSLKALMQGKGTAQQVLGVHASVKDIAPHMLHFLENHDEQRIASPEFAGDANKGKPAMVVSHLLSQSPTLLYFAQSVGEDGSEMAGFGKPSRTSIFDYIGVPAHQAWMNQGKFDGALLSEAQKALRAYYQKLMNMASFSAIAQGELVSTPVTTPDGQSATKVIGFARQSESQRLVVISNFDADAPQTVSVTLPAGWQGKAIDRLEQHGQVALNNNQLTVTLAPLASAVFELEN; translated from the coding sequence ATGACAATAAAACCGCTGGTGATTGCCCTTGGGCTGATCACCGGCTCTGTGGTACTGAGCGCCTGCAACAGTACCAACGACAACAAGACACCAATCACCGACACTCAGGGTCTGGCAGCGCAGCACAGCGACGCAAAGCCAATTGTTTATCAGGTTTTTACCCGCCTGTTCGGTAACACCAATAGCAACAATATTCCCTGGGGCACAAAAGAACAAAATGGCGTCGGCAAGTTCGCTGATTTCACCCCTAAAGCCCTGTCCGAAATCAAAGCCATGGGCGTGAGCCACGTCTGGTATACCGGGGTATTACATCATGCCTTGGTGGGGGATTACACCGAGTATGGGATAGCCCTGGATGACCCGGATGTGGTTAAAGGCCGTGCGGGTTCACCCTATGCGGTAAAAGATTATTACAACGTCAATCCGGACCTGGCCGTGAACCCGGCCAACAGACTGGCTGAATTTGAAGCCCTGATCGCCCGCACCCATGAAGCAGGCATGAAAGTGGTGATTGATATAGTGCCCAACCACGTTGCCCGAAACTATCAATCGCTCAGCGCACCGCAAGGTATCAGCGACTTCGGAGCGAACGACGATACTTCAGTGACCTATGCCCGTGATAACAACTTTTACTATGTGACCGGCGAAGATTTTAGCGTGCCAAGCTCGCAAGACTATCAGGTACTTGGCGGCGAGCCACACCCGCTTGCCGATGGCCAGTTCAGTGAAAGCCCGGCCAAATGGACCGGCAACGGCGCACGTGCCGCGCAGCCCCATATTCATGACTGGTATGAAACCGTAAAAGTGAACTATGGTGTTAAGCCCGATGGTAGCTACGATTTTGCCACCTTACCGGCGCAGTACGCCCAGCTTGATTACCGTGCCCACTATGCATTCTGGCAGGATAAAAAACTGCCCGACAGCTGGTATAAGTTCCGCGATATTACCTATTACTGGCTGGACAAGGGCGTAGATGGCTTCCGTTATGATATGGCCGAGATGGTGCCTGTTGAGTTCTGGAGCTTTCTCAATGCGTCTATCAAGATGAAAAACCCCGACGCCTTCTTGCTTGCCGAGGTGTATAACCCAACGCTTTACCGTGCTTATATTGAACAGGGCAAAATGGACTACCTGTACGACAAAGTGGGCTTGTATGACTCACTCAAGGCCCTGATGCAAGGTAAAGGCACGGCGCAGCAGGTGCTGGGTGTGCATGCCAGTGTTAAGGATATCGCACCGCACATGCTGCACTTTTTAGAGAACCACGATGAGCAACGTATTGCCAGCCCCGAGTTTGCAGGCGACGCCAATAAAGGCAAACCCGCCATGGTGGTGAGTCATTTGCTCAGTCAGTCACCAACCTTGTTGTATTTTGCGCAGAGCGTGGGTGAAGACGGCTCAGAAATGGCCGGGTTCGGCAAGCCCAGCCGCACCAGCATCTTTGATTACATCGGTGTACCGGCCCATCAGGCCTGGATGAACCAGGGCAAGTTTGATGGTGCCTTGCTGAGCGAAGCGCAAAAGGCGTTGCGCGCTTATTATCAGAAACTGATGAACATGGCCTCATTCAGTGCGATAGCGCAGGGCGAGTTGGTTTCGACACCTGTCACAACACCCGACGGTCAAAGCGCAACCAAAGTCATTGGCTTTGCCCGTCAGAGCGAGTCACAACGTCTGGTTGTGATCAGC